Proteins from a genomic interval of Micromonospora sp. NBC_00389:
- a CDS encoding PQQ-dependent sugar dehydrogenase, with the protein MSMKDAPTHRSRRWFSAGSALLLVAAAGTVALGAGPAALGGPTPTQAHPINATDFQQVELARGVAEMGEPMSLAVLPDRSVLHTARNGTLRRTDANGTTAVIGTLPVYNHDEEGLQGVGVDPNFASNRQIFLYYAPPLATPAGDAPATGTDFSAWQGVNRLSRFTLNADFTINQASKVDVLDVPADRGMCCHVGGDIDFDAAGNLYLSTGDDSNPFDSAGYSPIDERTNRNPAYDAQRSAGNTNDLRGKILRIKVNANGTYSIPAGNLFAPGTARTRSEIYAMGFRNPFRISVDKATGVVYVGDYGPDAGTTSATRGPSGQVEFNRVDAAGNYGWPYCTGTNTSTETYNEWDFAANTGGAKYNCTGGPTNNSFRNTGLGTLPAAKPAWIRYAGDAGTPPEFGGGSESPMGGPVYRYNASSTSTTKFPQSFDGQFFASEFGRGWIKPIHVNADGSRGTIDAFPWVGKQVMDSAFGPDGAYYVLDYGTGYFNGDANSALYRFDYVGGGNRAPNATASANRTSGAAPLAVTFSSAGSSDPEGGALTYSWNFGDGTTSTAANPSKTYTTNGTYTATLTVRDPQGATGSASVVINVGNTAPTVTINSPGNGQLFSFGDTVPFSITVTDPEDGTIDCTKVKMTYVLGHDQHGHQITSKTGCSGTITIPVDGEHDDAANIFAIFDAEYTDAGGLTTHTQHTLPPRHRQAEFFGTSSGINVFSKTPAEGGKTVGDINNGDWIAFQPYRLGNVTSFSARVSSAGAGGTLQVRAGSATGTVLGSATVPVTGGWETFTTVTGAITNPPTGTTTLYLTFAGSGTGALYDVDAFTFTTGAPPAGGAGPIKGLAGKCLDVRSGATADGTQIQIYTCNGSTAQTWTVTPNSTIKALGKCLDVSGGGSADGTKIQLWTCNGTGAQNWAAQADGTVRNTQSGKCLDVSGNNSADSTAVHLWTCTAAANQKWTLP; encoded by the coding sequence ATGTCCATGAAGGATGCTCCCACCCACCGATCCCGACGATGGTTCTCCGCCGGATCGGCCCTGCTGCTGGTGGCCGCGGCCGGCACGGTCGCACTCGGCGCCGGCCCGGCCGCGCTCGGCGGCCCCACCCCCACCCAGGCGCACCCGATCAACGCCACCGACTTCCAGCAGGTCGAGCTCGCCCGCGGCGTGGCCGAGATGGGCGAACCGATGTCGCTGGCCGTGCTGCCGGACCGCTCGGTCCTGCACACCGCCCGCAACGGCACACTGCGCCGCACCGACGCCAACGGCACCACCGCCGTGATCGGCACCCTGCCGGTCTACAACCACGACGAGGAGGGGCTGCAGGGCGTCGGGGTCGACCCGAACTTCGCCAGCAACCGGCAGATCTTCCTCTACTACGCCCCGCCGCTCGCCACGCCCGCCGGCGACGCGCCGGCCACCGGCACCGACTTCTCGGCCTGGCAGGGCGTCAACCGGCTCTCCCGGTTCACCCTCAACGCCGACTTCACGATCAACCAGGCCAGCAAGGTCGACGTGCTCGACGTGCCGGCCGATCGCGGGATGTGCTGCCACGTCGGCGGGGACATCGACTTCGACGCCGCCGGCAACCTCTACCTCTCCACCGGCGACGACAGCAACCCGTTCGACTCGGCCGGCTACTCCCCGATCGACGAGCGGACCAACCGCAACCCGGCGTACGACGCGCAGCGCAGCGCCGGCAACACCAACGACCTGCGCGGCAAGATCCTGCGGATCAAGGTGAACGCCAACGGCACGTACTCCATCCCGGCGGGCAACCTGTTCGCGCCCGGCACGGCCAGGACCCGGTCGGAGATCTACGCGATGGGCTTCCGCAACCCGTTCCGGATCAGCGTGGACAAGGCCACCGGCGTCGTCTACGTCGGTGACTACGGGCCGGACGCCGGCACCACCAGCGCCACCCGCGGGCCGTCCGGCCAGGTGGAGTTCAACCGGGTCGACGCGGCGGGCAACTACGGCTGGCCGTACTGCACCGGCACCAACACCAGCACCGAGACGTACAACGAGTGGGACTTCGCGGCCAACACCGGCGGGGCGAAGTACAACTGCACCGGCGGGCCGACCAACAACTCGTTCCGCAACACCGGGCTGGGCACCCTGCCGGCGGCCAAGCCGGCCTGGATCCGGTACGCCGGCGACGCCGGCACCCCGCCAGAGTTCGGCGGCGGCTCCGAGTCGCCGATGGGCGGCCCGGTCTACCGGTACAACGCCTCGTCGACCTCGACGACGAAGTTCCCGCAGTCGTTCGACGGGCAGTTCTTCGCCAGCGAGTTCGGCCGCGGCTGGATCAAGCCGATCCACGTCAACGCCGACGGCTCCCGCGGCACCATCGACGCCTTCCCCTGGGTCGGCAAGCAGGTGATGGACTCGGCGTTCGGCCCGGACGGGGCGTACTACGTGCTCGACTACGGCACCGGCTACTTCAACGGTGACGCCAACTCCGCGCTCTACCGCTTCGATTACGTCGGGGGCGGCAACCGGGCGCCCAACGCCACGGCCAGCGCGAACAGGACCTCCGGTGCCGCACCGCTGGCGGTGACGTTCTCCTCGGCCGGCTCGTCCGACCCCGAGGGCGGCGCGCTGACGTACTCGTGGAACTTCGGTGACGGCACCACCTCCACGGCGGCCAACCCGTCGAAGACGTACACCACCAACGGCACCTACACCGCGACGCTGACCGTGCGGGACCCGCAGGGCGCCACCGGCAGCGCCAGCGTGGTGATCAACGTCGGCAACACCGCGCCCACGGTGACCATCAACAGCCCCGGCAACGGGCAACTGTTCAGCTTCGGCGACACGGTGCCGTTCAGCATCACGGTCACCGACCCGGAGGACGGCACGATCGACTGCACGAAGGTCAAGATGACCTACGTGCTCGGGCACGACCAGCACGGGCACCAGATCACCTCCAAGACCGGCTGCTCCGGCACGATCACCATCCCGGTCGACGGTGAGCACGACGACGCGGCGAACATCTTCGCCATCTTCGACGCCGAGTACACCGACGCCGGCGGGCTGACCACGCACACCCAGCACACGCTGCCGCCGCGGCACCGGCAGGCCGAGTTCTTCGGCACCTCGTCCGGCATCAACGTGTTCAGCAAGACCCCGGCCGAGGGCGGCAAGACCGTCGGCGACATCAACAACGGCGACTGGATCGCGTTCCAGCCGTACCGGCTTGGCAACGTGACCTCGTTCAGCGCCCGGGTCTCCTCGGCGGGTGCCGGCGGCACACTCCAGGTCCGGGCCGGCTCGGCCACCGGCACGGTGCTCGGCTCGGCCACCGTCCCGGTCACCGGGGGCTGGGAAACCTTCACCACGGTGACGGGGGCGATCACCAACCCGCCGACCGGCACCACCACGCTCTACCTGACGTTCGCCGGGTCGGGCACCGGCGCGCTCTATGACGTGGACGCGTTCACCTTCACCACCGGGGCACCGCCCGCCGGCGGGGCCGGTCCGATCAAGGGCCTGGCCGGCAAGTGCCTGGACGTGCGCTCCGGCGCCACCGCCGACGGCACCCAGATCCAGATCTACACCTGCAACGGCAGTACGGCGCAGACCTGGACGGTCACGCCGAACTCGACGATCAAGGCATTGGGCAAGTGCCTCGACGTCTCGGGCGGCGGTTCGGCCGACGGCACCAAGATCCAGCTCTGGACCTGCAACGGGACCGGTGCGCAGAACTGGGCCGCGCAGGCCGACGGCACGGTGCGCAACACGCAGTCCGGCAAGTGCCTCGACGTCTCCGGAAACAACTCGGCGGACAGCACCGCCGTGCACCTCTGGACCTGCACCGCCGCCGCGAACCAGAAGTGGACCCTGCCCTGA
- a CDS encoding EboA domain-containing protein, protein MTPDSLRAALRGVPDPDWLDTALRRVGAEPTAITRLFPAAGRRCGRAALPDVPGWTADDAARVLLLTALPAEHGEYADTLYRNGDAAERRAVLRALPLLPIGAAGVPLLHDAIRTNDTRLVAAALGPYARHLDPAAWRQAVLKCVFSGVPLAVVADLDTRADGELAAMLAALAAERHAAGRELPADATALLDRLTAHSGGTGTVDRPTPTEA, encoded by the coding sequence ATGACACCGGATTCACTACGGGCCGCGCTGCGGGGCGTACCCGACCCTGACTGGCTGGACACGGCGCTGCGCCGGGTCGGGGCCGAGCCCACCGCGATCACCCGGTTGTTCCCGGCCGCCGGCCGGCGCTGCGGCCGGGCCGCGCTGCCCGACGTCCCCGGCTGGACCGCCGACGACGCGGCCCGGGTGCTGCTGCTCACCGCCCTGCCCGCCGAGCACGGCGAGTACGCCGACACCCTCTACCGGAACGGCGACGCCGCCGAACGGCGGGCCGTGCTGCGCGCCCTGCCGCTGCTGCCGATCGGCGCCGCCGGGGTGCCGCTGCTGCACGACGCGATCCGGACCAACGACACCCGGCTGGTCGCCGCCGCGCTCGGCCCGTACGCGCGGCACCTCGATCCGGCGGCCTGGCGGCAGGCGGTGCTCAAGTGCGTGTTCTCCGGCGTGCCGCTGGCCGTGGTGGCCGATCTCGACACCCGCGCCGACGGGGAGTTGGCCGCGATGCTGGCCGCGCTGGCCGCCGAGCGGCACGCCGCCGGCCGGGAGCTGCCCGCCGACGCCACCGCCCTGCTCGACCGGCTCACCGCGCACAGCGGCGGGACCGGCACCGTCGACCGGCCCACCCCCACGGAGGCGTGA
- a CDS encoding alkaline phosphatase family protein, giving the protein MSRRLVVLDVVGLTPRLLAHMPRLRGVADGGFRAELGTVLPAVTCSVQSTFLTGEPPSGHGIVGNGWYFRELGEVLLWRQHNALVGGEKLWQAARRAEPGYTVANVCWWYAMGADVDWTVTPRPVYYADGRKEPDCYTDPPELHDALTGRLGTFPLFTYWGPTAGLPSSRWICQAAEQILADVSPDLTLVYVPHLDYDLQRYGPSSAQAAAAAAELDTVLGPLLDAARARDATVVVLSEYGITDVSRPVDVNRLLRAEGLLRVHTQAGMEYLDPWTSRAFAVADHQVAHVYVRDPADVPAVAKLCAGLPGVAEVLDAEGKAAHGLDHPRAGELVLVAEPDAWFTYYYWLDDARAPDFARLVEIHRKPGYDPAELFFDPAAPGAAKRRAGVALARKKLGMRYLMSAVGLDAGARAVRGSHGRLPTDPADAPVLLCSDPTAARERIAATEVKALLLELAGLTSGGGAEAGRPGEGS; this is encoded by the coding sequence ATGAGCCGGCGACTGGTGGTGCTCGATGTGGTCGGGCTGACCCCGCGACTGCTGGCGCACATGCCTCGGCTGCGGGGGGTCGCCGACGGCGGCTTCCGGGCCGAGCTGGGCACCGTGCTGCCCGCGGTGACCTGCTCGGTGCAGTCCACCTTCCTCACCGGCGAGCCGCCGAGCGGGCACGGGATCGTCGGCAACGGGTGGTATTTCCGGGAGCTGGGTGAGGTGCTGCTGTGGCGGCAGCACAACGCGCTGGTCGGCGGGGAGAAGCTCTGGCAGGCGGCCCGTCGGGCCGAGCCCGGCTACACCGTCGCCAACGTCTGCTGGTGGTACGCCATGGGCGCGGACGTCGACTGGACGGTCACCCCGCGACCGGTCTACTACGCCGACGGCCGCAAGGAGCCGGACTGCTACACCGACCCGCCGGAGCTGCACGACGCGCTCACCGGGCGGCTGGGCACCTTCCCGCTGTTCACCTACTGGGGGCCGACGGCCGGGCTGCCCTCGTCACGGTGGATCTGCCAGGCGGCTGAACAGATCCTGGCCGACGTGTCGCCCGACCTGACCCTGGTCTACGTCCCGCACCTGGACTACGACCTGCAACGGTACGGCCCGTCCTCGGCCCAGGCCGCGGCCGCGGCGGCCGAGTTGGACACGGTGCTCGGGCCGCTGCTGGACGCCGCCCGGGCCCGCGACGCCACGGTGGTGGTGCTCTCGGAGTACGGCATCACCGACGTGTCCCGGCCGGTGGACGTCAACCGGCTGCTGCGCGCCGAGGGGCTGCTGCGGGTGCACACCCAGGCCGGCATGGAGTACCTCGACCCGTGGACGTCCCGGGCGTTCGCGGTCGCCGACCACCAGGTCGCGCACGTCTACGTCCGGGACCCGGCCGACGTGCCGGCGGTGGCGAAGCTCTGCGCCGGGCTGCCCGGCGTGGCCGAGGTGCTCGACGCCGAGGGCAAGGCCGCGCACGGGCTGGATCATCCACGCGCCGGGGAGCTGGTGCTGGTGGCCGAGCCGGACGCGTGGTTCACCTACTACTACTGGCTGGACGACGCCCGCGCACCGGACTTCGCCCGGCTGGTGGAGATCCATCGGAAGCCGGGTTACGACCCGGCCGAGCTGTTCTTCGATCCGGCCGCGCCAGGTGCGGCCAAGCGTCGCGCCGGGGTGGCGCTGGCCCGCAAGAAGCTGGGCATGCGCTACCTGATGAGCGCGGTCGGCCTGGACGCCGGGGCGCGGGCGGTACGCGGCTCGCACGGGCGACTGCCGACCGACCCGGCGGACGCTCCGGTGCTGCTCTGCTCCGACCCGACCGCCGCCCGGGAGCGGATCGCCGCCACCGAGGTCAAGGCACTGCTGCTGGAGCTGGCCGGGCTGACCTCCGGGGGCGGCGCGGAGGCGGGCCGGCCGGGGGAGGGGTCATGA
- the eboE gene encoding metabolite traffic protein EboE: protein MRLRHAGGETVHLGYCTNVHPAEEFAGILAQLDTYAVPVRAALGSDLLGLGLWLAAPVAAELAADPALRRRLRAELDARGLEVVTLNGFPYAAFQAPVVKHDVYRPDWTTEQRLTYTLDLARVLADLLPDDAARGSISTLPLAWRQPWGADQADAARRRLDQLAAGLAAVQRDTGRQVRVGFEPEPGCVVESTGQAATLLSGMDTERLGICLDLAHLACAWEEPGAALDRLRTAGLPVVKVQVSAAVEAADPAGGADALRRWVEPRFLHQTRSAGCAGGVDPADPAYAADDLDAALDAALPGPWRVHYHVPLHAPPEEPVGSTLPVLRAALAALYAGPAAGCDHLDVETYTWGVLPAARRPGTDAELAAGIAAELAFARAELVGLGLTPELTTTPCAAVPR, encoded by the coding sequence ATGCGGCTGCGGCATGCCGGCGGCGAGACCGTCCACCTCGGCTACTGCACCAACGTGCACCCCGCCGAGGAGTTCGCCGGCATCCTCGCTCAACTGGACACCTACGCCGTGCCGGTACGCGCGGCGCTCGGCTCCGACCTGCTCGGCCTCGGCCTGTGGCTGGCCGCACCGGTCGCCGCCGAGCTGGCCGCCGACCCGGCGCTGCGCCGCCGGCTGCGCGCCGAGCTGGATGCGCGCGGGCTGGAGGTGGTGACCCTCAACGGCTTCCCGTACGCGGCCTTCCAGGCGCCGGTGGTCAAGCACGACGTCTACCGCCCCGACTGGACCACCGAGCAGCGGTTGACGTACACCCTGGATCTGGCCCGGGTGCTCGCCGACCTGCTACCCGACGACGCCGCCCGGGGCTCGATCTCCACCCTGCCGCTGGCCTGGCGGCAGCCCTGGGGCGCCGACCAGGCCGATGCCGCCCGACGTCGGCTGGACCAGCTCGCCGCCGGCCTGGCCGCGGTGCAGCGGGACACCGGCCGGCAGGTGCGGGTCGGCTTCGAGCCGGAGCCTGGCTGTGTGGTGGAGAGCACCGGCCAGGCCGCCACGCTACTGTCCGGTATGGACACTGAGCGGTTGGGCATCTGCCTCGACCTCGCCCACCTGGCCTGTGCGTGGGAGGAGCCCGGCGCGGCGCTGGACCGGCTGCGGACGGCCGGCCTGCCGGTGGTCAAGGTCCAGGTCTCCGCCGCCGTCGAGGCGGCCGACCCGGCCGGCGGCGCCGACGCGCTGCGCCGCTGGGTGGAGCCGCGCTTCCTGCACCAGACCCGGAGCGCCGGCTGCGCGGGCGGGGTCGACCCGGCCGACCCGGCGTACGCGGCCGACGACCTGGACGCGGCGCTCGACGCGGCGCTGCCCGGCCCGTGGCGGGTGCACTACCACGTGCCCCTGCACGCCCCACCCGAGGAGCCGGTCGGCTCCACCCTGCCGGTGCTGCGCGCCGCGCTGGCCGCGCTCTACGCCGGGCCGGCGGCCGGCTGTGACCACCTCGACGTGGAGACGTACACCTGGGGGGTGCTGCCGGCCGCACGGCGGCCGGGCACCGACGCGGAGCTGGCCGCCGGCATCGCCGCCGAGCTGGCCTTCGCTCGCGCCGAGCTGGTCGGCCTGGGCCTGACCCCGGAGCTGACCACGACGCCCTGCGCGGCGGTGCCGCGATGA
- a CDS encoding TatD family hydrolase, whose product MRIFDPHIHMTSRTTDDYERMAAAGVRAVVEPSFWLGQPRTSAASFADYFDSLIGWEPFRAGQFGVRHHATVALNPKEANDPRCRPVLDLLPRYLDKDAVVAVGEIGYDSMTPEEDEAFAAQLALAVAHDLPALVHTPHRDKARGVERTLAVVNESGIEPGRVVVDHLNEVTVKLVRDTGCWLGFSIYPDTKMSPPRMVELLREYGTERMLVNSAADWGRSDPLLTRATGEAMLLAGFTDDDVDRVLWRNPVEFYGQSGRLDLSDLDSAAAVDPQTGNSILRGGS is encoded by the coding sequence ATGCGCATCTTCGACCCGCACATCCACATGACCTCACGCACCACGGACGACTACGAACGGATGGCCGCCGCCGGGGTCCGGGCCGTGGTGGAGCCGTCGTTCTGGCTGGGCCAGCCGCGCACCAGCGCCGCCTCGTTCGCCGACTACTTCGACTCGCTGATCGGTTGGGAGCCGTTCCGGGCCGGGCAGTTCGGGGTACGGCACCACGCCACGGTGGCGCTGAACCCCAAGGAGGCCAACGACCCGCGCTGCCGGCCGGTGCTCGACCTGCTGCCCCGCTACCTGGACAAGGACGCGGTGGTCGCGGTCGGCGAGATCGGGTACGACTCGATGACCCCGGAGGAGGACGAGGCGTTCGCCGCGCAGCTCGCGCTGGCCGTGGCGCACGACCTGCCGGCGCTGGTGCACACCCCGCACCGGGACAAGGCGCGGGGCGTCGAGCGCACCCTCGCCGTGGTCAACGAGTCCGGCATCGAGCCGGGCCGGGTGGTGGTCGACCACCTCAACGAGGTGACCGTCAAGCTGGTCCGGGACACCGGCTGCTGGCTGGGCTTCTCCATCTATCCGGACACCAAGATGTCCCCGCCCCGCATGGTGGAGTTGCTGCGGGAGTACGGGACCGAGCGGATGCTGGTCAACTCGGCCGCCGACTGGGGGCGCTCCGACCCGCTGCTGACCCGGGCCACCGGCGAGGCGATGCTGCTGGCCGGGTTCACCGACGACGACGTCGACCGGGTGCTGTGGCGCAACCCGGTGGAGTTCTACGGGCAGTCCGGCCGGCTCGACCTGAGCGACCTGGACTCCGCCGCCGCCGTGGACCCGCAGACCGGCAACTCGATCCTGCGCGGTGGTAGCTGA
- a CDS encoding polyprenyl synthetase family protein codes for MTVTVAPTDASGLRARFDAELAGFLDRQGPDWPDGAPRGVFTALYRFVLAGGKRLRPLFCYWGWRGAGAADGTPIVVAAAALELFHAFALIHDDILDGSDRRRGEPSVHRLFADLHARSSWRGDPEAYGRNTALLCGDLCAAWSDQMFHECGLSTEQVHRGYGMFALMRTEVIAGEYLDLVSGVGDGSVASALTVIRMKAARYTVTRPLQIGAALAGAGPELIAALGEFGDPLGDAFQLRDDVLGVFGDPAVTGKSVLDDLREGKPTVMMALARSAADRPQTARLRELFGNPALDADGAAELRGIIEATGARERIEQMIRVRTEAALVALETATVADEARAALVALAAQAIDRRA; via the coding sequence ATGACGGTCACCGTCGCGCCCACCGACGCCAGCGGGCTGCGGGCTCGCTTCGACGCGGAGTTGGCCGGTTTCCTCGACCGGCAGGGCCCGGACTGGCCGGACGGCGCGCCGCGCGGCGTGTTCACCGCGCTGTACCGGTTCGTGCTGGCCGGCGGCAAGCGGCTGCGACCGCTCTTCTGCTACTGGGGCTGGCGCGGTGCCGGGGCGGCCGACGGCACCCCGATCGTCGTGGCCGCGGCGGCACTGGAGCTGTTCCACGCGTTCGCGCTGATCCACGACGACATCCTGGACGGCAGCGACCGCCGCCGGGGTGAGCCGTCCGTGCACCGGCTCTTCGCCGACCTGCACGCCCGCTCGTCGTGGCGTGGCGACCCCGAGGCGTACGGACGCAACACCGCGCTGCTCTGCGGGGATCTCTGCGCGGCCTGGTCGGACCAGATGTTCCACGAGTGCGGCCTGAGCACCGAGCAGGTGCACCGGGGGTACGGGATGTTCGCGCTGATGCGTACCGAGGTGATCGCGGGGGAGTACCTGGACCTGGTCTCCGGGGTGGGCGACGGCTCGGTGGCCAGCGCGCTGACCGTGATCCGGATGAAGGCGGCCCGGTACACGGTGACCCGGCCGTTGCAGATCGGCGCGGCCCTGGCCGGCGCGGGGCCGGAGCTGATCGCCGCGCTGGGCGAGTTCGGTGACCCGCTGGGTGACGCGTTTCAACTCCGCGACGACGTGCTGGGCGTCTTCGGTGACCCGGCGGTCACCGGCAAGTCCGTCCTGGACGACCTGCGCGAGGGCAAGCCGACGGTGATGATGGCACTGGCCCGTAGCGCCGCCGACCGGCCGCAGACCGCCAGGCTGCGGGAGCTGTTCGGCAATCCAGCGCTGGACGCTGACGGCGCGGCGGAGCTGCGCGGGATCATCGAGGCGACCGGCGCCCGGGAACGGATCGAGCAGATGATCCGGGTCCGTACCGAGGCCGCGCTGGTCGCGCTGGAGACCGCGACGGTGGCCGACGAGGCCCGCGCCGCGCTGGTCGCGCTGGCCGCACAGGCGATCGACCGCCGCGCCTGA
- a CDS encoding sugar phosphate isomerase/epimerase family protein, with protein MTAPQPRPGPPADASTLRLGYGTNGFANHRLDDALAVIADLGYVGVALTLDHDHLDPFAPGLTRRTAAVSRRLSALGLAVVIETGARYLLDPWHKHAPTLLHDDPTRRIEFLRRAVRIGADLGAEAVSFWAGVRPDPVPAQTAWDRLVSGCAAVVDAADAADVTLGFEPEPGMLVEDIAGWRRLRAALGAPARFGITLDIGHCRCLEPWPVPQCVAEVAGHLVNVQIDDMRRGVHEHLEFGTGEIDFPPVLAALAQAGYRGLVAVELPRDSHAAPAVAARSIEFLRAAATGGRTEDEVPAGTLRSASADAAAMVAYPGSGRRMG; from the coding sequence ATGACCGCCCCGCAGCCCCGCCCCGGGCCACCGGCCGACGCCTCGACGCTGCGCCTCGGCTACGGGACCAACGGCTTCGCCAACCACCGGCTCGACGACGCGCTGGCCGTCATCGCCGACCTCGGGTACGTCGGGGTGGCGCTGACCCTGGACCACGACCACCTCGACCCGTTCGCGCCCGGCCTCACCCGCCGGACGGCCGCCGTCAGCCGGCGGCTGAGCGCGCTGGGCCTCGCGGTGGTGATCGAGACCGGAGCCCGCTACCTGCTCGACCCGTGGCACAAGCACGCCCCGACGCTGCTGCACGACGACCCGACCCGGCGGATCGAGTTCCTGCGCCGAGCCGTCCGGATCGGCGCCGACCTCGGCGCGGAGGCGGTCTCCTTCTGGGCTGGCGTCCGCCCCGATCCGGTGCCGGCACAGACCGCCTGGGACCGGCTGGTGTCCGGCTGCGCCGCCGTCGTCGACGCCGCCGACGCCGCCGACGTCACCCTCGGTTTCGAACCGGAGCCGGGGATGCTGGTCGAGGACATCGCCGGCTGGCGTCGGCTGCGCGCGGCGCTGGGCGCCCCGGCCCGCTTCGGCATCACCCTCGACATCGGGCACTGCCGCTGCCTGGAGCCGTGGCCTGTGCCGCAGTGCGTCGCCGAGGTGGCCGGGCACCTGGTCAACGTGCAGATCGACGACATGCGCCGGGGGGTGCACGAGCACCTGGAGTTCGGCACCGGCGAGATCGACTTCCCGCCGGTGCTGGCGGCCCTGGCCCAGGCCGGTTACCGCGGGCTGGTCGCCGTCGAGCTGCCCCGGGACTCGCACGCCGCGCCCGCCGTGGCCGCCCGGTCGATCGAGTTCCTGCGCGCCGCCGCGACGGGCGGCCGCACCGAGGACGAGGTGCCCGCCGGCACCCTCCGCTCTGCGTCAGCGGACGCGGCAGCCATGGTCGCCTATCCGGGCAGTGGCCGTCGTATGGGTTGA
- a CDS encoding SCO3242 family prenyltransferase has translation MTTLADLAELVRAPAALSVPGDVVAGAAAAGALSRRTPALAGASVLLYWAGMAANDWADRRLDAVERPERPIPSGRVAPVAAVGLAAGLTAAGVGLAAAVGGRRAAALAVPLAATIWGYDLLAKNTAAGPAVMAACRGLDVLLGASGGRLTRALPAAVTVAAHTWTVTALSRREVTGADAALPLRTLAGTALVAASAAVAAPGAAARRAEPTPTDGPSAADDRPALPVRFAAALPAVLAGWYAARYGAAQAQVVRDPSAGRVRAAVGAGITGLPALQGALTARGGAGLLGLAVAAAAPLGRRLARKVSPT, from the coding sequence ATGACCACGTTGGCTGACCTCGCCGAGCTGGTCCGGGCGCCGGCCGCGCTCTCGGTGCCCGGGGACGTGGTCGCCGGCGCCGCGGCGGCCGGCGCGCTGAGCCGGCGTACCCCCGCCCTGGCCGGTGCCTCGGTGTTGCTCTACTGGGCCGGCATGGCCGCCAACGACTGGGCCGACCGGCGGCTGGACGCCGTCGAGCGGCCCGAGCGGCCCATCCCCAGCGGTCGGGTCGCCCCGGTCGCCGCGGTCGGGCTCGCCGCCGGCCTCACGGCCGCCGGGGTGGGCCTGGCCGCCGCCGTGGGCGGTCGCCGCGCCGCCGCGCTCGCCGTGCCGCTGGCGGCCACCATCTGGGGGTACGACCTGCTGGCCAAGAACACCGCCGCCGGGCCGGCTGTGATGGCCGCCTGTCGCGGGTTGGACGTGCTGCTCGGCGCGTCCGGCGGTCGGCTGACCCGGGCGCTGCCAGCGGCGGTGACCGTCGCCGCGCACACCTGGACGGTCACCGCACTGTCCCGCCGGGAGGTCACCGGCGCCGACGCCGCCCTGCCGCTGCGCACGCTGGCCGGCACGGCCCTGGTCGCCGCCAGCGCCGCGGTCGCGGCACCCGGCGCCGCGGCCCGGCGCGCCGAGCCGACCCCGACCGACGGCCCGTCCGCTGCTGATGACCGCCCTGCCTTGCCGGTCCGGTTCGCCGCCGCGCTCCCCGCGGTGCTCGCCGGCTGGTACGCCGCCCGCTATGGCGCGGCCCAGGCCCAGGTGGTCCGCGACCCGTCGGCCGGCCGGGTACGCGCCGCGGTCGGCGCCGGGATCACCGGACTGCCCGCCCTGCAGGGAGCGCTCACCGCGCGCGGAGGCGCTGGCCTGCTCGGGCTGGCCGTCGCGGCCGCGGCGCCGCTGGGCCGGCGGCTGGCCCGGAAGGTCTCCCCGACATGA